A genomic stretch from Arthrobacter sp. KBS0702 includes:
- a CDS encoding HNH endonuclease signature motif containing protein, with protein sequence MGTSAAVTLAPVIRPDDDVRRGYALELEDLLSRLQRLSATAARNAALMDFGEASGFAGRVEEASRAVEYLQLVAAGAVDRTRKEAAAAGSARVLDDGYRKTGEFLRERLQISAAEAHRRLSLAWDVLPRTGMTGQPLPPVREELAAALAAGSVPSRSATIIAQALGRVRPFCDPETAARMEHALTRTAAEHDPDFLARIARRWVDAIDQDGAEPSEELLRQLQGAFIRKPRHGLQHLEIFATTEQFEHLLTVMNTATNPRTTAAGAGGAEGESGGSDTAAQVGVGAAAGSDGTDAGGFVPNQLDRRSRPQKLLDGLVGGCKVALASGGLPAAGGLRPQVMVTIDYRDLLDRLHQLTDAGEAGKLEGTVDAAKFGWAGDARGPGADATGPFGFTGTGTLAFTGPVTAATIRKIACDADIIPVLLGSRGRILDIGRTSRIFPPHIRKALTARDQGCAFPGCTIPAPWCEAHHITYWSHGGTTSTDNGTLLCSHHHHLIHKEQWTIQPRNGIPWFIPPPHLDPQQTPRRNHYFRS encoded by the coding sequence ATGGGAACCAGTGCAGCGGTCACCTTAGCTCCGGTCATTCGGCCGGATGATGATGTCCGCCGCGGCTACGCACTGGAACTCGAAGACCTCCTCAGCCGGCTCCAGCGGTTGAGTGCGACGGCGGCCCGCAACGCGGCGCTGATGGACTTTGGCGAGGCGTCCGGGTTCGCCGGCCGGGTCGAGGAAGCCTCCCGGGCCGTGGAGTACCTGCAACTGGTGGCTGCCGGGGCCGTGGACCGCACCCGCAAGGAAGCCGCCGCTGCCGGCAGTGCCCGGGTGCTCGATGACGGCTACCGCAAGACCGGGGAGTTCCTGCGGGAGCGGCTGCAGATCAGCGCTGCCGAGGCCCACCGGCGCCTGTCCCTGGCCTGGGACGTGCTGCCCCGCACCGGGATGACCGGCCAGCCGCTCCCGCCCGTGCGCGAGGAACTCGCCGCGGCCCTGGCCGCCGGGTCCGTGCCGTCCCGCTCGGCGACGATCATCGCCCAGGCGCTGGGCCGGGTCCGGCCCTTCTGCGACCCGGAGACGGCCGCCCGGATGGAACACGCCCTGACCCGCACCGCGGCCGAGCACGACCCGGACTTCCTGGCCCGGATCGCGAGGCGCTGGGTGGACGCGATCGACCAGGACGGCGCCGAACCCTCCGAGGAGCTCCTCCGCCAACTCCAGGGCGCCTTCATCCGCAAACCCCGCCACGGCCTGCAGCACCTGGAAATCTTCGCCACCACCGAACAGTTCGAACACCTCCTCACCGTGATGAACACCGCCACCAACCCCCGCACCACCGCGGCCGGAGCCGGCGGAGCCGAGGGCGAATCGGGCGGCAGTGACACCGCCGCGCAAGTCGGTGTGGGCGCGGCGGCCGGCTCGGACGGCACGGACGCGGGCGGGTTCGTGCCGAACCAGCTGGACCGGCGGTCCCGGCCGCAGAAACTCCTCGACGGCCTCGTCGGCGGCTGCAAAGTCGCCCTCGCCTCGGGAGGATTGCCCGCCGCGGGAGGACTCCGGCCCCAGGTCATGGTCACCATCGACTACCGCGACCTCCTCGACCGGCTCCACCAGCTGACCGACGCCGGGGAAGCTGGGAAGTTGGAAGGGACCGTGGACGCCGCCAAGTTCGGCTGGGCCGGGGACGCCCGCGGACCTGGCGCCGACGCTACCGGCCCGTTCGGGTTCACCGGCACCGGCACCCTGGCGTTCACCGGACCCGTCACAGCCGCGACCATCCGCAAAATCGCCTGCGACGCCGACATCATCCCCGTCCTGCTCGGATCCCGGGGCCGAATCCTGGACATCGGCCGCACCAGCCGCATCTTCCCGCCACACATCCGCAAAGCCCTCACCGCCCGCGACCAAGGCTGCGCCTTCCCCGGCTGCACCATCCCCGCCCCCTGGTGCGAAGCCCACCACATCACCTACTGGTCCCACGGCGGCACCACCAGCACAGACAACGGAACACTCCTTTGTTCCCACCATCACCACCTGATCCACAAAGAACAATGGACCATCCAGCCCCGCAACGGCATCCCCTGGTTCATCCCGCCACCCCACCTCGACCCCCAACAAACCCCCCGACGAAACCACTACTTCAGATCGTGA
- a CDS encoding MFS transporter, with protein MWIDRFPRRTILVGGDFGRGLILAVVCLAAMTGTISVPILMILMFAFGTLALTSDAAYQSFLPQLVPRSLLIRANARLQQSDTVAQTTGSALAGGLVALVTAPVGILIDAASYFFSAAVLLTLERPPRHPPSGRKQRLHQKAAEGLQWVYGHSHLAPMAWSSHIWFIGSSILGAVLPTVILNDLGLGALGLGLVMGCSGIGAVVGTTVSTRLGSRWGTGNAIVASRLAQPFAVALVALAPLTAGATHTGETYGSPLHWPGQLWAAFIVAGLGQLLFGMAMGVEGPLEMGYRQAVTPDRLIARMSATMRSINRGMIVLGAPLGGIIAIVAGTDTALWAAAAFLLLSSLVLLFSGFRDARIEEQQLSEEEALLP; from the coding sequence GTGTGGATCGACAGGTTCCCTCGCCGCACAATCCTCGTCGGCGGAGACTTCGGCCGCGGCCTGATTCTCGCCGTCGTGTGTCTGGCCGCAATGACGGGCACCATCTCGGTTCCGATTTTGATGATCCTGATGTTCGCCTTTGGGACCCTGGCGCTGACCAGCGACGCCGCGTACCAGAGCTTTCTCCCCCAACTGGTCCCCAGATCCTTGCTCATTCGCGCGAATGCCCGGCTGCAGCAAAGCGACACCGTGGCCCAAACTACGGGAAGTGCCCTAGCCGGCGGCCTGGTGGCGTTGGTGACCGCGCCCGTGGGCATTCTTATCGACGCTGCCTCGTACTTCTTCTCCGCAGCAGTGCTTCTCACTCTGGAACGGCCACCCCGCCACCCGCCATCAGGGCGCAAACAAAGACTCCACCAGAAGGCCGCAGAGGGCCTGCAATGGGTCTATGGCCACTCCCATCTGGCGCCCATGGCGTGGAGCAGCCACATCTGGTTCATAGGCTCCTCCATCCTCGGTGCGGTCCTTCCGACCGTGATTCTGAATGACCTCGGACTTGGTGCTTTGGGTCTGGGCCTGGTCATGGGGTGCTCCGGAATAGGGGCAGTAGTCGGGACCACTGTGTCCACCCGGCTTGGGAGCCGCTGGGGTACCGGTAACGCCATCGTTGCCTCACGTCTGGCCCAGCCGTTTGCGGTCGCCTTGGTGGCACTGGCACCACTCACCGCGGGCGCGACCCACACCGGCGAGACTTATGGTTCTCCGCTGCACTGGCCGGGACAGCTGTGGGCTGCGTTTATTGTGGCCGGTCTGGGGCAGTTGCTCTTCGGCATGGCCATGGGCGTCGAAGGGCCGCTGGAAATGGGCTACCGACAGGCCGTAACTCCTGACAGGCTCATCGCCCGAATGAGCGCTACGATGCGTTCGATAAACCGAGGAATGATCGTCCTCGGAGCTCCCTTGGGCGGCATCATAGCCATCGTGGCGGGCACCGACACGGCGCTCTGGGCGGCCGCAGCCTTCCTGCTGCTGTCCTCTCTCGTGCTGCTCTTCTCCGGGTTCCGGGACGCGCGGATCGAGGAACAGCAACTTTCCGAGGAAGAAGCACTCCTTCCCTAG
- a CDS encoding class I SAM-dependent methyltransferase, with protein sequence MINQQQLWDDEAARHYDTPGEGMFSPEVIGPTVEVLAELAGDGRAVEFAVGTGRVAIPLADAGVQVSGIELSHAMISRLREKVTEDQIPVVQGDMTEEVAGEDFSLAILVFNTIANLLTQDEQVRCFQNAARHLAPGGRFVIELWVPQLRSLPPGHGGTVEVSRPGYLLVDTYDVLHQHVVSHHVRFGPDLSDGREARIGRTPHRYIWPSELDLMARLAGFELEYRWADWDRSEFTADSRSHVSVYRLRRPAGR encoded by the coding sequence ATGATCAACCAGCAGCAGCTCTGGGACGACGAGGCCGCGAGGCACTACGACACTCCCGGCGAGGGAATGTTCTCGCCGGAAGTAATCGGTCCCACGGTCGAAGTTCTGGCAGAACTCGCAGGCGACGGCAGGGCCGTTGAGTTCGCCGTCGGCACGGGCCGGGTGGCCATCCCCCTGGCGGACGCCGGGGTCCAGGTCAGCGGCATCGAACTGTCCCATGCGATGATCTCCCGCCTGCGTGAGAAGGTCACCGAGGACCAGATTCCCGTCGTCCAGGGCGACATGACCGAGGAAGTTGCGGGCGAGGATTTCTCGCTGGCGATCCTGGTGTTCAACACGATCGCGAACCTGCTGACACAGGATGAGCAGGTTCGGTGTTTCCAGAACGCCGCCCGTCATCTGGCGCCCGGCGGCCGCTTCGTGATTGAGCTCTGGGTGCCGCAGTTGCGATCGCTGCCACCCGGACACGGGGGCACGGTTGAGGTGAGCCGGCCCGGGTACCTGCTGGTCGATACCTACGATGTGCTGCATCAGCACGTTGTCTCGCACCATGTGCGGTTCGGCCCGGACCTTTCCGACGGGCGGGAGGCCCGGATCGGACGGACGCCACACCGGTACATCTGGCCGAGCGAGCTCGACCTCATGGCCCGGCTGGCCGGGTTCGAGCTGGAATACAGATGGGCGGACTGGGACCGCAGCGAATTCACCGCGGATTCCCGTAGCCACGTTTCGGTGTACCGGCTCAGGCGGCCCGCGGGCAGATGA
- a CDS encoding adenylate kinase — protein sequence MQPLSPPAAPSRVLFYGVTGSGKSSAARAYAARTGLPEYSADDDIGWLPGWRQPSTEEQRELAARIAGQDQWVLDSAYGVWRDLVVPRAELIVGLDYPRWVSLLRLVRRSLRRVVAREEVCNGNRETFGRLIAPDSIIGWHFRSFSRKRRVMRELKSAPGAAEVLIFRRPRELDAWLQRLPQGDPQTTR from the coding sequence GTGCAACCCCTGAGCCCGCCCGCAGCGCCGTCGCGCGTCCTCTTCTACGGTGTCACCGGAAGCGGCAAGTCCTCGGCTGCCCGCGCCTATGCGGCCCGGACCGGCCTCCCTGAGTACTCCGCCGACGACGACATCGGCTGGCTGCCGGGCTGGCGTCAACCGAGCACTGAGGAGCAGCGGGAGCTCGCGGCGCGTATCGCCGGCCAGGATCAGTGGGTGCTCGACAGCGCCTACGGTGTCTGGCGCGACCTGGTGGTCCCGCGCGCCGAGCTGATCGTGGGACTGGACTACCCGCGCTGGGTCTCGCTGCTCAGGCTGGTGCGCCGCTCTCTGCGCCGGGTCGTTGCCCGCGAGGAAGTCTGCAACGGGAACCGGGAAACGTTCGGCCGCCTCATCGCCCCCGACTCAATCATCGGCTGGCACTTCCGCTCATTCAGCCGCAAACGGCGGGTCATGCGCGAACTCAAGAGCGCCCCCGGCGCGGCCGAGGTCCTCATCTTCCGCCGGCCCCGCGAACTCGATGCGTGGCTTCAGCGGCTCCCGCAGGGAGATCCCCAAACCACCCGGTAG
- a CDS encoding bifunctional riboflavin kinase/FAD synthetase — translation MVHIWNDPSEVPADFGPSVVTFGNFDGVHRGHQQVLSQLIRTARLNHARAVAITFDPHPAQVHRPESAPELIMGLEDKLVALGEVGLDAVLVMKYSLELASLTPEEFVSSVLVDALKASHVVIGHDARFGRGNSGDLDTMKELGKKLGFDVQVISEFGSEGYPLHGHPGDAPAAGAGDRRCSSTWVREALREGDVATAAAVLGRPHRMRGEVVHGAARGRDLGFPTANLSADATGYIPADGIYAGWLVDQAGTRWPAAISVGSNPTFDGVSRQVEAHVIDRPEEAVEDFDLYGQTVVVEFVARLRGMVAYRGPEALVEQMRLDVVQAHDILTAR, via the coding sequence ATGGTCCACATCTGGAACGATCCGTCCGAAGTCCCGGCGGACTTCGGCCCGTCCGTGGTCACGTTCGGGAACTTCGACGGCGTGCACCGCGGCCACCAGCAGGTGCTGTCGCAGCTCATCCGCACCGCCCGCCTGAACCACGCCCGCGCCGTCGCGATCACCTTCGACCCGCACCCGGCACAGGTGCACCGCCCCGAATCCGCCCCCGAGCTGATCATGGGTCTGGAGGACAAACTCGTTGCCCTCGGCGAAGTGGGCCTGGACGCCGTCCTGGTGATGAAGTATTCGCTGGAACTGGCCAGCCTTACGCCGGAGGAGTTCGTATCCTCCGTGCTTGTCGACGCGCTCAAGGCCAGCCACGTCGTCATCGGCCACGACGCCCGCTTCGGCCGCGGCAACTCCGGGGACCTGGACACCATGAAGGAGCTGGGGAAGAAGCTGGGCTTCGACGTCCAGGTCATCAGCGAGTTCGGTTCCGAGGGTTACCCGCTGCACGGCCACCCCGGGGACGCCCCCGCCGCCGGGGCAGGGGACCGCCGCTGCTCCTCGACCTGGGTCCGGGAAGCGCTGCGGGAGGGCGACGTCGCCACAGCCGCCGCCGTCCTCGGCCGGCCGCACCGGATGCGCGGCGAAGTGGTCCACGGTGCCGCCCGCGGCCGCGACCTCGGTTTCCCCACCGCCAACCTCTCCGCCGACGCCACCGGGTACATCCCAGCGGACGGCATCTACGCCGGCTGGCTCGTTGACCAGGCCGGCACCCGCTGGCCGGCCGCCATTTCCGTCGGCTCCAACCCGACCTTCGACGGCGTCAGCCGGCAGGTCGAGGCGCATGTGATCGACCGCCCGGAGGAAGCCGTGGAGGACTTCGATCTCTACGGCCAGACAGTTGTCGTCGAGTTTGTGGCCCGCTTGCGGGGCATGGTCGCGTACCGTGGCCCTGAGGCGCTTGTCGAGCAGATGCGGCTGGACGTTGTCCAGGCCCACGACATCCTGACCGCGCGCTGA
- the kynA gene encoding tryptophan 2,3-dioxygenase, with translation MTIEKNTRELDKDIVRDFSSRMSYASYLQLPTLLSAQQPVSAPEHHDEMLFIIQHQTTELWLKLVLHELRSAAAWLRADDLGSALKAIARVKHIQKTLTEQWSVLATLTPTEYSQFRGFLGNSSGFQSSQYRAVEFLLGNKNRKMLPVFESDPEAHAMLLELLEAPSIYDDFLAYLKRQGFDVPASVLDRDVSQAHEFCPELVPVFKHIYENAASNWGAYEACEELVDLEDNFQLWRFRHLRTVQRTIGMKAGTGGSSGAAFLQKALELTFFPELFAVRTEIGQ, from the coding sequence GTGACCATTGAGAAAAACACGCGTGAGCTGGACAAGGACATTGTCCGTGACTTCAGCTCCCGGATGAGCTACGCCTCGTACCTGCAATTGCCGACGCTGCTCAGCGCCCAGCAACCGGTCAGCGCGCCGGAGCACCACGACGAAATGCTGTTCATCATCCAGCACCAGACCACGGAGCTGTGGCTCAAGCTGGTGCTGCACGAACTCCGCAGCGCAGCCGCCTGGCTCCGTGCCGACGACCTCGGTTCAGCGCTCAAGGCGATCGCCCGGGTCAAGCACATCCAGAAGACCCTGACCGAGCAGTGGTCCGTGCTCGCCACCCTGACGCCCACCGAGTACTCCCAGTTCCGCGGCTTCCTGGGCAACTCCTCCGGGTTCCAGTCCAGCCAGTACCGGGCGGTGGAATTCCTGCTGGGCAACAAGAACCGCAAGATGCTGCCGGTGTTTGAATCCGACCCGGAAGCCCACGCGATGCTGCTGGAGCTGTTGGAAGCCCCGAGCATCTACGACGATTTCCTCGCCTACCTCAAGCGCCAGGGCTTCGACGTTCCGGCGTCGGTGCTGGACCGCGATGTCAGCCAAGCCCACGAATTCTGCCCCGAGCTGGTCCCGGTGTTCAAGCACATCTACGAAAACGCGGCCAGCAACTGGGGCGCCTACGAGGCCTGCGAGGAACTCGTGGACCTCGAGGACAACTTCCAGCTCTGGCGCTTCCGGCACCTGCGGACCGTGCAGCGCACCATCGGCATGAAGGCCGGGACCGGCGGATCCAGCGGTGCCGCGTTCCTGCAAAAGGCACTCGAGCTGACCTTCTTCCCCGAGCTCTTCGCGGTCCGCACGGAGATCGGCCAGTGA
- the kynU gene encoding kynureninase, giving the protein MWQRARDLDAADPLASYREHFIGTDTALSYLDGNSLGRPLKRTVKDISAFIQDSWGRRLIRGWDEEWLELPQAIGDQLGRAVLGAAPGQTIIADSTTVVLYKLIRAALAAVTDPARTEIVLDTDNFPTDRYLVEGIAREEGLTLRWIDADPASGVTAEQVRAATGPATAVVVLSQIAYRSGFLADLPGITAAVHDAGALVVWDLCHSAGSVEIGLDAAGVDFAAGCTYKYLNGGPGSPAFAYVNARHLAGLQQPIWGWMGRKDAFEMGPGYEAAPGIRGFLSGTPAVFGMLAMRGTLDLIEEVGMAAVREKSRLLTGFAVELHDAWLEPAGVRLSTPRDPEQRGSHITVDHPAFREMTAALWEQDVIPDFRAPQGIRIGLSPLSTSFAELYQGVAAIRGLLAGSVGSVGSE; this is encoded by the coding sequence CTGTGGCAGCGCGCCCGGGACCTCGACGCCGCGGACCCCCTCGCCAGCTACCGGGAGCACTTCATCGGCACGGACACGGCGCTGTCCTACCTCGACGGCAACTCCCTGGGCCGGCCGCTGAAGCGAACCGTCAAGGACATCAGCGCCTTCATCCAGGACAGCTGGGGCCGCCGCCTGATCCGCGGCTGGGACGAGGAGTGGCTGGAACTGCCGCAGGCCATCGGGGACCAGCTGGGCCGCGCCGTGCTCGGTGCCGCCCCGGGGCAGACCATCATCGCCGATTCCACCACGGTGGTGCTCTACAAACTGATCCGCGCCGCACTGGCCGCCGTCACTGATCCGGCCCGCACCGAGATCGTGCTGGACACGGACAACTTCCCGACCGACCGCTACCTTGTCGAGGGTATTGCCCGCGAGGAAGGCCTCACACTCCGCTGGATCGACGCGGACCCGGCCTCCGGCGTGACCGCCGAGCAAGTGCGCGCCGCGACCGGCCCGGCCACCGCCGTCGTGGTCCTGAGCCAGATCGCCTACCGTTCCGGCTTCCTGGCGGACCTCCCCGGCATCACCGCCGCGGTGCACGACGCCGGCGCCCTCGTGGTGTGGGACCTGTGCCACTCCGCCGGTTCGGTCGAAATCGGCCTGGACGCCGCGGGCGTCGACTTCGCCGCGGGCTGCACCTACAAGTACCTGAACGGGGGCCCGGGTTCACCCGCGTTCGCCTACGTCAACGCCCGGCACCTGGCCGGGCTGCAGCAGCCCATCTGGGGCTGGATGGGGCGCAAGGACGCCTTCGAAATGGGGCCCGGCTACGAGGCCGCCCCTGGCATCCGCGGTTTCCTCAGCGGGACCCCGGCCGTCTTCGGCATGCTGGCCATGCGCGGCACCCTGGACCTGATCGAGGAAGTCGGCATGGCCGCCGTCCGGGAGAAGTCCAGGCTCCTGACGGGCTTCGCCGTCGAACTCCATGACGCCTGGCTGGAACCGGCCGGGGTGCGGCTGTCCACCCCGCGGGACCCGGAACAGCGCGGCAGCCACATCACCGTAGACCACCCTGCCTTCCGTGAAATGACGGCGGCGCTGTGGGAACAGGACGTGATTCCGGACTTCCGCGCGCCGCAGGGCATCCGGATCGGGCTGTCACCGCTAAGCACCTCGTTCGCCGAGCTGTACCAGGGCGTCGCGGCGATCCGCGGGCTGCTGGCCGGCTCCGTCGGCTCCGTCGGCTCCGAGTAG
- the rpsO gene encoding 30S ribosomal protein S15 has translation MALEAAVKQSIMKDFATSEGDTGSPEVQVAVLTQRIKDLTEHMKEHKHDYHTQRGLLAMVGRRKRMLTYLKNTDINRYRALIERLGLRR, from the coding sequence GTGGCACTTGAAGCCGCTGTAAAGCAGTCCATCATGAAGGATTTCGCAACGTCCGAGGGTGACACCGGTTCGCCGGAGGTCCAGGTTGCGGTCCTGACCCAGCGGATCAAGGATCTGACGGAGCACATGAAGGAGCACAAGCACGATTACCACACCCAGCGCGGTCTGCTGGCCATGGTTGGTCGTCGCAAGCGCATGCTCACCTACCTCAAGAACACTGACATCAACCGCTACCGTGCGCTCATCGAGCGCCTCGGCCTGCGCCGCTAG
- a CDS encoding polyribonucleotide nucleotidyltransferase: protein MEGPEIQFSEAVIDNGRFGKRVIRFETGRLAKQAAGAAMVYIDEETALLSATTAGKHPREGFDFFPLTVDVEERMYAAGRIPGSFFRREGRPSTEAILACRLMDRPLRPAFVKGLRNEVQIVVTVLSINPDELYDVVAINASSMSTQLSGLPFSGPIGGVRVALVADEHGSQWVAFPKHSQLENAVFNMVVAGRIAGDDVAIMMVEAEATDNSWNLIKEQGATAPTEEVVSEGLEAAKPFIKALCEAQSDLAARAAKPTVEFPVFLDYQDDVYAAVESAAAEKLAAVFQIADKQERDTASDELKDEVTSSLAGQFEGREKELSAAFRSVTKQVVRQRILKDQIRIDGRGLTDIRQLTAEVEVLPRVHGSAIFERGETQIMGVTTLNMLKMEQQIDSLSPVTRKRYMHNYNFPPYSTGETGRVGSPKRREIGHGALAERAIMPVLPSREEFPYAIRQVSEALSSNGSTSMGSVCASTLSLLNAGVPLKAAVAGIAMGLVSDQVDGQTRYAALTDILGAEDAFGDMDFKVAGTSEFVTAIQLDTKLDGIPASVLAAALKQAREARLHILDVLNSAIDTPDELSEFAPRVIAVKIPVDKIGEVIGPKGKMINQIQEDTGADISIEDDGTVYIGATNGPSADAARSAINAIANPQVPEIGERYLGTVVKTTTFGAFVSLTPGKDGLLHISELRKIAGGKRVDNVEDVVSVGQKIQVEITKIDDRGKLSLSPVVADEAEVADADNAEVSVESAE, encoded by the coding sequence TTGGAGGGTCCCGAAATCCAGTTCTCAGAAGCCGTCATTGACAATGGCCGCTTCGGCAAGCGGGTTATCCGCTTTGAAACCGGCCGTCTTGCCAAGCAGGCAGCCGGCGCAGCCATGGTCTACATCGACGAAGAGACCGCGCTGCTGTCCGCCACCACCGCCGGCAAGCACCCGCGTGAAGGTTTTGACTTCTTCCCGCTGACCGTCGACGTCGAAGAGCGCATGTACGCCGCGGGCCGCATCCCGGGCTCGTTCTTCCGCCGCGAAGGCCGCCCCTCGACGGAAGCCATCCTGGCCTGCCGCCTGATGGACCGCCCGCTGCGCCCCGCCTTCGTGAAGGGCCTCCGCAACGAGGTCCAGATCGTCGTCACCGTGCTCTCCATCAACCCGGACGAGCTCTACGACGTCGTCGCGATCAACGCGTCCTCGATGTCCACCCAGCTTTCCGGCCTGCCCTTCTCCGGTCCGATCGGCGGCGTCCGCGTTGCCCTCGTCGCCGACGAGCACGGCTCGCAGTGGGTTGCGTTCCCGAAGCACTCCCAGCTGGAGAACGCCGTCTTCAACATGGTCGTCGCCGGCCGCATCGCCGGTGACGACGTCGCCATCATGATGGTTGAGGCCGAAGCGACCGACAACTCCTGGAACCTCATCAAGGAACAGGGCGCCACCGCCCCGACCGAAGAGGTTGTCTCCGAGGGCCTCGAGGCCGCCAAGCCGTTCATCAAGGCACTCTGCGAAGCGCAGTCAGACCTGGCAGCCCGCGCCGCCAAGCCGACCGTCGAGTTCCCCGTCTTCCTGGACTACCAGGACGACGTCTACGCCGCTGTGGAGTCCGCCGCCGCCGAGAAGCTGGCTGCCGTCTTCCAGATCGCCGACAAGCAGGAACGCGACACCGCCTCCGACGAGCTCAAGGACGAGGTCACCTCCTCCCTGGCCGGCCAGTTCGAAGGCCGCGAGAAGGAACTGTCCGCAGCCTTCCGCTCCGTCACCAAGCAGGTTGTGCGCCAGCGCATCCTCAAGGACCAGATCCGCATCGACGGCCGTGGCCTGACGGACATCCGCCAGCTCACCGCCGAGGTCGAGGTCCTGCCCCGCGTCCACGGCTCGGCCATCTTCGAGCGCGGCGAGACCCAGATCATGGGTGTCACCACGCTGAACATGCTCAAGATGGAACAGCAGATCGACTCGCTGTCTCCCGTGACGCGCAAGCGCTACATGCACAACTACAACTTCCCGCCGTACTCCACCGGCGAGACCGGCCGCGTCGGGTCGCCGAAGCGCCGCGAAATCGGCCACGGTGCCCTCGCAGAGCGCGCCATCATGCCGGTGCTGCCGTCCCGCGAGGAATTCCCGTACGCGATCCGCCAGGTGTCTGAGGCTCTCAGCTCCAACGGTTCGACGTCTATGGGTTCCGTCTGCGCCTCCACGCTGTCCCTGCTCAACGCAGGTGTGCCGCTGAAGGCCGCCGTTGCCGGTATCGCCATGGGCCTGGTTTCCGACCAGGTTGACGGCCAGACCCGCTACGCCGCGCTGACCGACATCCTCGGCGCCGAAGATGCCTTCGGCGACATGGACTTCAAGGTTGCGGGTACCTCCGAGTTCGTCACGGCCATCCAGCTGGACACCAAGCTCGACGGCATCCCGGCCTCTGTCCTGGCCGCCGCCCTGAAGCAGGCCCGCGAAGCCCGCCTGCACATCCTGGACGTCCTGAACTCCGCGATCGACACCCCGGACGAGCTCTCCGAGTTCGCGCCGCGCGTCATCGCAGTCAAGATCCCGGTAGACAAGATCGGCGAGGTCATCGGCCCGAAGGGCAAGATGATCAACCAGATCCAGGAAGACACCGGAGCCGACATCTCGATCGAGGACGACGGAACTGTCTACATTGGCGCCACCAACGGCCCGTCTGCCGACGCAGCACGGTCCGCGATCAACGCCATCGCCAACCCGCAGGTCCCGGAAATCGGCGAGCGTTACCTGGGCACGGTCGTCAAGACCACGACCTTCGGCGCCTTCGTTTCCCTGACCCCGGGCAAGGACGGTCTGCTGCACATCTCCGAACTGCGCAAGATCGCCGGCGGCAAGCGCGTGGACAACGTCGAGGACGTCGTTTCCGTGGGCCAGAAGATCCAGGTGGAAATCACCAAGATCGATGACCGCGGAAAGCTCTCCCTCTCGCCCGTCGTGGCCGACGAGGCAGAGGTCGCTGACGCGGACAACGCTGAGGTCTCCGTGGAGTCCGCAGAGTAG